From the Jatrophihabitans endophyticus genome, one window contains:
- a CDS encoding response regulator, with amino-acid sequence MVVDDHRLVRVGLASVLGSAADVAVVGEAENGAHAVELLTGGDPLAADVVLMDLSMPVLDGVGATRALQAARPDVRVVVLSSFADRKQVRDAVAAGAVGYVLKDCTPEELLTAIRAAAAGHTPLDPRVAGALLPARGGPDPADTLSERETEVLRLAAQGLANKQIGRSLGISERTVKVHLGNVFRRIGVTDRTSAALWAREHLPAE; translated from the coding sequence GTGGTCGTCGACGACCACCGGCTGGTGCGGGTGGGCCTGGCGTCCGTGCTGGGTTCCGCGGCCGACGTCGCGGTCGTGGGGGAGGCCGAGAACGGTGCCCACGCGGTCGAGCTGCTCACCGGCGGCGACCCGCTGGCCGCCGACGTCGTGCTCATGGACCTCTCCATGCCGGTGCTCGACGGCGTCGGCGCGACGCGGGCGCTGCAGGCCGCGCGCCCGGACGTCCGCGTGGTGGTGCTCTCGTCGTTCGCCGACCGCAAGCAGGTCCGCGACGCGGTGGCCGCCGGCGCGGTCGGCTACGTGCTCAAGGACTGCACGCCCGAGGAGCTGCTCACCGCGATCCGTGCCGCCGCCGCCGGGCACACCCCGCTCGACCCGCGGGTGGCGGGCGCCCTGCTGCCCGCGCGCGGCGGACCCGACCCCGCCGACACCCTCAGCGAGCGCGAGACCGAGGTGCTGCGTCTCGCCGCCCAGGGTCTCGCCAACAAGCAGATCGGCCGGTCGCTCGGCATCTCCGAACGCACCGTCAAGGTGCATCTCGGCAACGTCTTCCGGCGCATCGGCGTCACCGACCGCACCTCGGCCGCGCTGTGGGCCCGCGAGCACCTGCCCGCCGAGTGA